The following coding sequences lie in one Candidatus Binatia bacterium genomic window:
- a CDS encoding LLM class flavin-dependent oxidoreductase, protein MKFGGHYLPTYVSDLDGPATEFYRRMFEQMEELDRLGFDHVWVTEHHFGDYGGAIPHPPTFLSAVARTTKRIRLGVAINVLPLHNPLEVAESYAMVDVVSNGRLEFGVGKGSEPSEYRRSGVSQEEATGRMKEGTEVLLQAWSDGPVNFRGEFFRYENFRVLPKPVQRPHPPVWVGCARSEDSFQWAGENGFHLMTLPYLYKTPDLLPKLVKIYREALVKSGYDPARCQVLGKFHVYVAESFEQAAREAAPYLENYFRVHAAHDPERKVGGQLALRDVSTQLTGGLAIAGDPARCIDTIKRWRDEVGLTTLSGTFHFGGMPQEMGMKNIRLFAEKVIPALQD, encoded by the coding sequence ATGAAGTTCGGCGGGCATTATTTACCGACTTACGTTTCCGATCTCGACGGACCGGCGACGGAATTCTACCGGCGCATGTTCGAGCAGATGGAAGAATTGGACCGGCTCGGATTCGATCACGTCTGGGTGACGGAGCATCACTTCGGCGATTACGGCGGCGCGATACCGCACCCGCCGACGTTTCTCTCCGCCGTCGCGCGGACGACGAAGCGGATTCGACTCGGCGTCGCCATCAACGTGCTGCCGCTGCACAATCCTCTGGAAGTGGCGGAGTCGTATGCCATGGTGGACGTGGTCTCGAACGGCCGGCTCGAGTTCGGCGTCGGCAAGGGGAGCGAGCCGAGCGAGTACCGGCGCTCTGGCGTGTCACAGGAAGAGGCGACGGGTCGCATGAAAGAGGGGACGGAGGTCCTGCTCCAGGCATGGTCCGACGGGCCGGTAAATTTTCGCGGCGAATTCTTTCGCTATGAAAATTTTCGCGTGCTGCCCAAGCCGGTGCAGCGGCCGCACCCGCCGGTCTGGGTCGGCTGCGCCCGCAGCGAAGATTCGTTTCAGTGGGCGGGAGAAAACGGTTTCCACCTGATGACGCTGCCATACTTATACAAGACACCGGACCTTTTGCCCAAACTTGTAAAGATTTATCGTGAAGCGTTGGTCAAGTCCGGGTACGATCCGGCGCGGTGTCAGGTGCTGGGAAAATTCCATGTCTACGTCGCGGAGAGCTTCGAGCAGGCGGCGCGCGAAGCGGCGCCCTATCTGGAAAATTATTTCAGAGTGCACGCCGCGCACGACCCCGAGCGCAAAGTGGGAGGGCAGTTGGCGCTGAGGGACGTCAGCACCCAGCTAACCGGAGGCCTTGCGATCGCCGGCGACCCCGCGCGCTGCATCGACACGATCAAGCGCTGGCGCGACGAAGTCGGGCTGACGACTCTATCGGGGACTTTTCACTTCGGCGGCATGCCGCAGGAAATGGGGATGAAAAATATACGTTTGTTTGCTGAGAAAGTAATACCGGCGCTGCAAGATTGA